Within the Anguilla anguilla isolate fAngAng1 chromosome 19, fAngAng1.pri, whole genome shotgun sequence genome, the region TAGGGGTTCAGGGTTCGCCTTCCGCTGAAAAGCTGCGAAGGTGGTGCGCTCACAGATTCTCCAGACTAACCGGACCTTCAGCTCCTGAGACGTGTGCACGACCACGTCTCGTAATTTACCCAAAGCGTCTGGACAAGAATGCACGAAATTATGTGTTTCCAACACAGAGGTGTGCTTTTCCGGCACTGACACATCGCACACAGCAGGAAAGTGTATGTTTCTGGATGCGTTGTCCGCCCCTTCAATGCACCTTTTCATGCAGCGGTTGTCACTGAACAGACGCGTGATGGACAAGCAAGCGGGCCTACCGTCAGCCAGCGATAATTAAATAGCTTTTAGGCTTAGACGTGCggaatcaaagcctttctttatTCGGGTGAAATGTCCGGAGTTTGGGACTGCTGTGGAGTCTAATGTTAGTGCACAGCAGCTCAGTGTTCCACCGTTAATACACATGAAATTATCTTCAGTTTTAACGGCATGTTCAATTGTCatttctggggaatataaccacaatttgaatccagtttacTGGACCTTTAAGCTACAGTAATACATTCCAGTTTGATGCATTGCTATATTGCATTTCTTTAGCAGATACTCTAAAGTGCCCTCAGTCAGAGTTAAAAACGATCAACAGTACAACAGATAAGAGTCACTTAGACCCTTAATGTCACCCATCACCCAAATTATTAtacttgcgtgcgtgtgtgtgtgtgtgtgtgtgtgtactggccTGTGATGAATAGAAGTGGTCTGTTCTGCAGACTAAGTTGGGTGCCAGAACGCATTTTTGTTTGCTGGACTCACCGAGCCTCGTCTGTTCTGAATCCTTCTCATTTCAGCCCAAAggctgtgaggaagaggaggatgaagaggagacCACCACAGACGCGACCACCCGTTCCTCCAACACCCAGGACCCGGTGGAACCGGAACCGGGGCCCCCGTCCCGCGCGACGGAGCAGGAGGGCGTGCAGCGGGAGCTGCGCCTCCTCAGCGAGGAGCTGAGGAGCATCGAGCGCGAGTGCCAGAGCATCATGCAGGCCCGCCGGCTCCGCCTGGCCCGggaccccgcccccagccccgcccccgccgacAAGGACAGCTCCAGCGCCTACGACACGGCCGAGAGCTGCCGGagcacgccgccgccgccggcccgcCGCCGCTCCCCCGACCGCTCTGCCCAGAGCGCCGTGAGCGCCGCCAACCTGAGGAACCTGAGCAGGaccgccgccccgcccgcgcCGAGCCTCTCCCCGAGTCGCCACGGCGACGTCCCGGCGCACGCCCGCCGCTACCAGAGCTCCGCGCACCTGGTGCAGCAGAGCCAGCTCGGCCTGCCGACCGCGGGCCGAgaccccccgccgccgccgccgccgctgcagcGTGCCGAGTGGAGGGCCCAGCGCTGCCCGGCCCGGCGACCCGCCCGCGACCGCCTGCTCCGCGAGCGCGCCCTGAAGATCCGCgaggagcgggggggcgggggcgggggcaccaCCACGGACGACGACGCCGCCAGCGAGCTGAAGCTGGGCCGCTACTGGAGCCGGGAGGAGCGCAAGCAGCACCTCCTGCGGGCCCGGGAGCAGCGGCGCCGCAGGGAGTTCATGATGAGGAGCCGGCTGGAGAGCCTGAGGGAGAGCCCGCAgagcgggggcgaggggggggggcgggggtcggAAGGAGGTCTCCATACTGGAGCTCAGCCGCAGGAAGATGATGAGGAAGCGCAGGCGGAAGATTCTGGATAACTGGATGACCATCCAGGAGCTGATGAGCCACGGGGCCCGGAGACCAGAGGACACCGGCGTGCACAGCGCCTTCCTATCCGTCACCACCGTATGAGCCTCGCCCCTTCCTGTCCGTCACCACCGTATGAGCCCCGTCCCTTCCTGTCTGTCACCACCGTatgagccccgccccttcctgtctGTCACCACCGTatgagccccgccccttcctgtctGTCACCACCGTATGAGTCCCGCCCCTACTCCGCCTCGCCctgtcctgccccgccccgccccgcccctccgcgtGTGGGGAAACTCTTA harbors:
- the pdzrn4 gene encoding LOW QUALITY PROTEIN: PDZ domain-containing RING finger protein 4 (The sequence of the model RefSeq protein was modified relative to this genomic sequence to represent the inferred CDS: deleted 1 base in 1 codon), giving the protein MGCSLCALRKREERYRLLYEIAQVNGKVVSKVTAEEAAEALRGGGDPMAAQVPQRNPASPGGHGNPRDARLADVCTQTDITFQHIMALAKLRPLTPPLPDLCPFLLSDSCHSLQTVEQEFYEGTEYLSHTPASGERADEFEYEEVELCRLNSQEKLGLTLCYRTDEEEEDAGIYVSEVGLDSVAARDGRIREGDRILQINGQDVQNREEAVTALSDEDCRNILLLVARPEIQLEEGWLDDEQSRFLEELKMEMLEEQRKEEDQRMSSGEQQPKGCEEEEDEEETTTDATTRSSNTQDPVEPEPGPPSRATEQEGVQRELRLLSEELRSIERECQSIMQARRLRLARDPAPSPAPADKDSSSAYDTAESCRSTPPPPARRRSPDRSAQSAVSAANLRNLSRTAAPPAPSLSPSRHGDVPAHARRYQSSAHLVQQSQLGLPTAGRDPPPPPPPLQRAEWRAQRCPARRPARDRLLRERALKIREERGGGGGGTTTDDDAASELKLGRYWSREERKQHLLRAREQRRRREFMMRSRLESLRESPQSGGEGGGGGRKEVSILELSRRKMMRKRRRKILDNWMTIQELMSHGARRPEDTGVHSAFLSVTTV